A genome region from Eurosta solidaginis isolate ZX-2024a chromosome 2, ASM4086904v1, whole genome shotgun sequence includes the following:
- the LOC137239060 gene encoding uncharacterized protein, with translation MQEIWCFYKLIELLLGIICMVLHVLGFLITEPVPHNLFYCGTFSSFTVFAFFSIINIFFGNGRSVLMEAIPATIGAIAHIIASLLLMYHAENDFHLMFLTDYEELLHEYFFYCKAQSIAALATGGMYMLHATFAFDAFFFKYKPQEGASVETEVEEDDEVSGKVSRHRQSIELFVLGKWIHGKLMHWKWFQNIANKP, from the coding sequence atgcaAGAAATTTGGTGTTTCTACAAACTAATCGAACTACTACTGGGTATCATCTGTATGGTATTGCATGTCCTAGGCTTCCTGATAACTGAGCCGGTGCCACACAATCTCTTCTATTGCGGCACTTTTTCCAGCTTTACCGTATTCGCATTTTTCAGCATTATCAATATATTTTTTGGAAATGGCCGTTCTGTGTTAATGGAAGCGATTCCCGCCACGATCGGTGCTATTGCACACATTATCGCTTCGTTGTTATTAATGTATCATGCAGAGAATGATTTTCATCTAATGTTTCTTACTGACTATGAAGAACTTCTTCATGAGTATTTTTTCTATTGCAAAGCACAAAGTATAGCGGCATTAGCTACTGGTGGGATGTATATGTTGCATGCAACGTTTGCTTTTGATgcatttttctttaaatacaAGCCACAGGAGGGTGCCTCTGTGGAGACCGAAGTTGAAGAGGATGACGAAGTGAGTGGAAAGGTGTCACGACATCGGCAAAGTATAGAATTGTTTGTGCTAGGAAAATGGATACATGGTAAACTGATGCATTGGAAATGGTTTCAAAATATAGCGAATAAGCCATGA